From the Candidatus Zixiibacteriota bacterium genome, the window TCAGCCAAGACGAAACAAGCATTGATGAAGAAGTTCCTGTCCAAGCCGGACAACCAATCTTCGATTGATGCACACAACAAAGACAATAACACGCCCGAAAGCCTCTGATAGAGGCGAATGCTCTACTACTCACTCCGGGACAGGGTCGTAGAATCTGCATTTTCATACTGTGCAGTTGTGTGATGATTCGCTACCAGTTCAGGTTTTCCAGCGCGGATCGCAGATCGCCGGATGTCCTGAATCGTTCGCGGATAAGCGTGTGCTTTCTGCCAAGCACGATTTGACGAATCTCGGAGCCGGTCCTGGTATAGCCCGCCTTGTCCCCTATCATTTCGTACAGCAACGAGACAAGATCGTAGACATCAGCCTGAACCTTCTGTCTGGACGGCCTGCCGAGATCAAAGAAGTCGAGCAGATGGATCTCGAATCCGATGCCTTGCCTGTTGATCATGATGTTGTCCGAGTGGATGTCGCCGTGATACTCCCCCAATGCGTGAATCTGTTCTATACCGGATACCACGGCATACAACACATGAAGAGCTTCGAATGATGACAGCCTCTTCCCTCTCTGTTGTCCGAGAAACGTGGACAGCATTATGCCTTCGACGAAATCCGATATCATCACGTCGACCGACTTTCCACTCATCCGGACTGTATCTCTGTGGTGGTATTGGGTCACGATATCGCAGGACCTGAGTTTGAACATCTTCCGCGCATATCTGCGCAGGCTGCTGTCGCTGACCCGCGGCCGGTCATAGAAAATCTTGGCCGCTCGAGGAATACCGGTGCTGCGTTCTTCGATTTTGTAGACTTCCCCCTCCCAGCCATTGCCGAGGAATTCGACAACCTCATAGTTCTTACCCAAGATTCGACCGGGACTGAGGCGTGGAAGCGCCTTCATGATTCGCACCCCGATTCGCTCTCTGACTTGTCCTTTACCGAGACGTGAAGAGAGGGAGCCTTGCCTGCCTTGTCCTGGCCCATATATACAGTCCTGTGCGGGAATGGTATCTCAATATTACGTTCGTCGAATGCAGCCTTGAGGCGTCGAAAAAATTCCCGCTTCACTTTGAACTGTCTCGATGGCTGCACTTTGATGCGAGCTTTCACTACAAGGGCGGAATCGCCAAAATCATCAAGGCCCATTATGTCGATAGGCTCCAGAATCAACTTACTGAATTGTTCATCTTTCCTAAGCTTCTCAGCCACCAGTTCCATAACCTCGAAGATTTCGTCAAGGTCTTCGCGGTATGCAACGCCGATATGCATCAGGCAGTAAGAGTAGACCTTGCTCATGTTGGTAACAACACCTATCTGGCTGTTCGGTATGAAATGGACATTCCCATCGATATTGCGCAAGACTGTCTGCCTCAGATTGACTCTCTCCACCGTGCCCCATTTTCCGGCCACTTCCACGACATCTCCGACCCGAATCTCATCGTCAAGCATGATGAAGAATCCATTCGTGACATCTTGCACCAGATGCTGTGCGCCGAA encodes:
- a CDS encoding protein kinase, coding for MKALPRLSPGRILGKNYEVVEFLGNGWEGEVYKIEERSTGIPRAAKIFYDRPRVSDSSLRRYARKMFKLRSCDIVTQYHHRDTVRMSGKSVDVMISDFVEGIMLSTFLGQQRGKRLSSFEALHVLYAVVSGIEQIHALGEYHGDIHSDNIMINRQGIGFEIHLLDFFDLGRPSRQKVQADVYDLVSLLYEMIGDKAGYTRTGSEIRQIVLGRKHTLIRERFRTSGDLRSALENLNW